TGAGTATATACCTTGTCACAATGTCACTTATAGGCATCAGCTGTTTCCTAGCTTGAATCTCTCTAGAAGAGAAGAGCTCGAAAGTCATTGCCCGCCACTCGAGCAGCGCCTCTTTTGCTTGGTACCTCCGCCAAATGATTATAAGATACCTATTAGATGGCCAACCAGTAGAGACTATGTTTGGAGAAGTAATGTGAATCATAATCATCTTGCTCAAGTTAATGGTGGGCAAAATTGGGTGCATCAGCAAGGTCAGTTTTGGTGGTTCCCTGGTGGTGGTGCTAATTTTAAGCATGGAGCTTCAGAATACATACAGAGGTAGATACTTATGAGCTTCTATATACCCTGTGAATGTTTATGGTCTAATGCATTGCACTGAGTTTTGTATATATGTTATCTTCAGGTTGGGGAATATGATGACTAATGAAACAGGTGACTTGCGTTCAGCTGGGGTGGTACAAGTTCTTGATGTTGGCTGTGGAGTTGCCAGCTTTGCGgcttatcttcttcctttaggTATACAGACAATGTCGTTTGCTCCCAAAGACAGTAATGAAAACCAGATTCAGTTTGCATTGGAAAGAGGTATCGGTGCAATGATTTCCGCTGTTGCCACCAAACAAATGCCTTATCCTGCAGCCTCGTTTGAGATGGTTCATTGTTCAAGATGTCGTGTTGACTGGCATGCGAATGGTATGTAATGTATTCTTGTGTCAAATTTGGTTAAACAAGTTGACTTACTTCTGTTTGCAGTGATAGCTTTGCATTTGATTCTTACAGATGGCATCTTACTTAAAGAagttcatcgtcttcttcgacCCAATGGATACTTCGTGTATTCATCACCAGTAGCTTACAGAAAGGATAAAGAGTATCCTATGATTTGGgataaattagttaatttaaCTAGTGCAATGTGCTGGAAGCTCATTTCCCGGGAGGTACAGACTGCAATATGGATTAAAGAAGAGAACGAGGTTTGTCTTAGGAAGAATGCAGAACTAAAGCTCATTAGTTTATGTGATGTGGAAGATGTTTTAAAACCATCTTGGAAAGTTCCTCTTAAAGATTGTGTGCAAGTTAGTAGTGGACAAATAGAAGAGAGACCCTCTTCGTTAGCTGAACGTCTTGCTGCGTATCCGGCGACTCTAAGAAAACTAGGTACATTTCTTATGGTCAAAATCATTGAAGAGGTGACATTATGCTCTGTTAGATTCCCTAACCATTTTACCAAAAAACTTTACATTCAGGCATCAGTGAAGATGAATATACATCAGATACAGTCTTCTGGAGAGAACAAGTGAATCATTACTGGCGGTTAATGAATGTCAATGAGACTGAAGTGCGGAATGTGATGGACATGAACGCATTCATTGGTGGGTTTGGTGCAGCTATGAATTCGTATCCTGTTTGGGTAATGAACATAGTACCTGCAACCATGAATGATACCTTGCCTGCAATTTTCGAGAGAGGCTTAAATGGCGCTTTCCATGATTGGTAAGCTGATATAGTACTTCTAGTCTATCAAacacttgttttgtttctgatcCTTGCCAAGCATCAGTCAGTACCacttaactaaaaataaaatgtgtctTAGGTGTGAGCCGTTCTCAACATATCCACGCACTTATGATTTGCTGCATTCCAATCATGTATTCTCTCACTACCAAAGCTACGGAGATGGTTGTTTGCTAGAGGACATCATGCTTGAGATGGACCGCATAGTTCGCCCTCAGGTATGTTTGCAACAATGGTGACATTACTGTTGAATCAATAACATTTGTGGTCTGGTCTTTATCATCATCAGATCATATTaatgagagttttttttttcgggttgAGCAGGGGTTTGTGATAATAAGAGACGAGGAATCTATAATCTCGAGGATCCGAGACTTGGCTCCAAAATTCTTGTGGGAAGTGGAAACTCATCAGCttaaaaacaaagacaagaagACAACAGAGAATGTTCTGTTTTGCAGAAAGAGATTCTGGGCAATCTCATTTGAATAGACTCGCTTTGCTGCTTCACTTTTTTGCTGATGATGCAGCTTATAGCTGATGATAgttttacaataataatactcTATTGGGTCTAACTAGATATTAGGTGGGGATCTCTCTACTCTACTTCGACTGCAAGCAATTCttgtataatatttgattctacagttttggtattttttaaCCTGTGAACCGGCTTCTTCCCTGGCTCAATCTTCTTTACCAAACCAAAATGATTACATATGTATATCTGACTTGGGACTGGTTGGTTCGGtccaaaaacaatcaaaaccaGATTGAAACAGGAGAAGTATTCAGTACTTAAGATTACTCTATACAACCAACATAAACATAGACCGTTCTAGctcaacaaagagaaaaatctACTATGAGACCCATCTGTTCTCGTAGCGGTTAAGCGAGAGCGATGAAGACTGAACCTCGCTTAACTGGAAAGGATCCGGTTCGATTCCATAGTCAGTTAATGGTCTATGCTCGAGCACATTGTCGTGGTTGTTCACGAACTCGGGAATTTCCACCTGGCCTTTCTTTATTTCCTCCCAAAGGTACTGCAACCTGCTCACATACTTGATCTTCCAGTAGAGTCTGCAACGTTGAAAAAGATAttgtttttgacaaaatcaGTTAAGTCCACAGTTCTTCATTCCAAAAGTAATCTACTGTAGATCACACAACCGTTTGAAGTTGTTTTTCACAGATACAAAGCTCAAAGAACATTAAATTCCTAGACTTCGAGGGTTAGATCATGAAAGGTTCAATATTCGATTACGTAAGTTGGAGGTTACTTAATAAATCTAGTGATGCATATGAAAAGAAATGATTACCCTCCACTAAGAAGAAGGCGGCCAAGAGTAGCAATGACAAGTCTGGAACGAAGACCAGGGTGGATGAAGTAAACAACTTGAAGCCTGTCTTTGATATCCGAAGGAAGGTCCTCATAGATCCATCTTAAGATGGTTATACCCGGTGAGTTATCGTCCTTTTGCACTGTGCTATGCATGTATACCAAACAGAACGGTCCCTCAGGACATTGGCTGCATATCTTCTGGAATATATACTTCTTCAGCCGCTCTGCACTCACAACACGAGCTACAAATCGTACACAAAGAGAAACCagttaaataacaaaaaatcaaatttaaacttAACCAAACGGATCATCATTAGCTTACACAAATAAGAACACCAAAAAGACTAATCAGAAGATCAACTGTTGAATCAAGTTAGAAACTTTAATCACAATATCTTAAAGACCAAATTTATAAAAGCGTGTAGAGTGTCACAGTGTGATTTTACCAGGAAAATACTTTCCGACGATGCGAAAAATCCGATGACCGGACTTATCCAAGCCTTGAAGTGTAAAGAACTGGAGGAGATCAAGATCGGAgaaatcttcatcatctcctaAGTATTGAGGACAATCGTGCCAATTCTcttgttcatcaacctcatcgCTTCTCGTTAAGAACGGTCTAGCGTCAATTCCTAGATCAGAAGCCAACACAACCACCGAAAAATCTTCCGCCATCGCCGGAATATTCCTCCTCCTCGTCGTCGTCACTGTGATCTTCttaccttttttgtttctctcgcCGTGTCCTCAATTGTAATCATTGGCCGCATGTAAAAGACTTTACTAATCTGCGGGCGAGTACACAGTACGACTGCACACGTGGCTAAAATCTAAACAAGTCTTTTTTGAACAGCATAAAACGACGTCATTTCTTTTATCGTCTCTCTGGTTTTATTCTCAGCTCCGATCCGGCGAGATTCGATTCGAGTTCTGACAAAGTCGAACTCTTTGCTCCAAAATCAGCAAAGGAAGGTAAgtgttttatgttattcaagtcgAGAAAAAGtcgaatttgattttttggatttgaTCGAGAGATAAGTGATTGAAACAGAGTTATATTGTCAGGTGTAGAAGTGAAAAAATGGCGACTTCGCTTTTACAGATGGAAGGAGATGACTCTGTACATCTCCACATTACTCACTCCAACCTTAAAAGCTTCTCTGCTGATGTTCGTTTCTCTCCGCAAGTGAGTCTCGACACAGAACAATTCCACCAactgttttttaaattatatgtagTGGTGCTATCTATAAAgctctgttttgttctgtaGATGAGTGTAGAAGCTGTGAAAGAAAAGCTATGGAAGAAATGTGGTACATCTGTTAATTCCATGGCTTTAGAGCTTTATGATGAATCTGGCTCAAAGGTTGCACTCCTCAGTGATGATGCTAGACCCCTTGGTTTCTTCTCCCCTTTTGATGGGTAACTTCTGTTTTCCCCCATAGCTTTGTAGCCATTTGCCAAAAGTTTGCTTCTTTAGAGAACTTGGAGCCAATTTGACTCCATGAAACTCTATTTAGATTGATGGATTCTTGTTTTATCAGTTTATCTGATTGTTCTTTTTCTGCTGCTTTCAATAGGTTTCGCTTACACATCATAGATCTTGATCCTTCTTCTGTCACAACTGGTGGCTGGCTTGAAGATACGTCATTGGTTGAGAAGTATAACATCTCAGAGGAGGATTATGCTAAACGAACTGGTGAATTCTCTACTACATACAATCTGTCTCTTTAAGGAGACAAGTTTGTCTATCAAGTGACTTTGAATATATGTTGGAGCACCGCCAATTTCTTCTGATGGTTGTATATGTTCTTGTTTTCAAATTCCAGACAGTTTTAggaaattcaaagaaaaaagagtttctCAAAATCCGGTTGCTGCTGAGGCTAAGGTATGGCAAAATGAATATATAGATTATAAGCCAAATTCTTGCTTCTTGTCAAACTTTCAGCGAAACTGAAGCTTTTAGCTTAGTCATTGGGAGAAGTATTTGGGGTAGAGTAAGTCCTTCAAGAATACAATTGTTCTTATGgtttcttcttccaattttaTCCTTTCAACAGACGAAGGAGAACCATATGGAAGATCTCTGTGCAAATTTCAAGGTTAGTCCGTTTTTTTGTATGGAAAATCTATGTGCCAATACCAATGTTATTTTTCCTTAAACTGAAGAGCTAGTCAGCCAGTTTTCCTGTTAACTTTGTTGTGAGACCTGACCTTTCTGATTCTGCTCTTTCTCAACTCGTTATgcttctaatttaatttaaaccaTTGCCGTCAAATATTAAGGTGGGAGATAGATGCCAAGTTGAGCCTGGGGAGAAAAGAGGAATGGTCAAATATGTTGGACGAGCAGAGTCGTTGGGTCCTGGCTATTGGGTTGGAATTCAGTATGATGAACCCCTTGGAAAACATGATGGCATGTATGTTAATTCTTTCGTCTTATGCTATTTTGACGTTAAACTCTATTACAAATTGAAGTAAAAGTCTAATTTGTATTTGTTGCCGTTAAACTCTATAACAAATTTAAGTAAAAGTCCTTTCTTGCTTAGTTGCTTTTGGAAACTTGATTTCAGTTGCATCTCATGTTTCTGTCCTAGTATCACTTTAAGCGTCTTAATCTTGTATACACTTTTTTCTTAACATCATGGTTACATTCTGTGGAAGCTCGGTTGTAAGAACATACATATCTGAGACTGGCTTACATTTGCAGGGTGAAAGGAACAAGATTCTTTGAGTGCCCTCCGCTTCATGGTGGTATGGTCAGGCCTGACAAAGTAAAGGTATTTTGTTTTCTCGAAGGTCTTAGCATTCACAGTTACTTATTTCATTCTGCCTGTGAAATGACCTATTGCATTTCATAGAATCGAACTGGTTTAGTCACTCTACATTATCCGTTGTATAGTAGAATTTGCTGTTTCTCAAAAAGATGTcaacacatgtttttttttttacctttccaAGTTGTTCATATTAGGTAAGCTATAGAACTAACAAATCCGTAAGGGTATTATTATCACTCTCAACCCAACTTTTGGAGGAGTTTGACTTACTGGACATGGTTTGGACCTAGTATGGCTTGGTTTCTTAGCACTTAACCTAGACTGAATAAGAAAACCAATTTCTACTACTCATGAACTTGATATTGGCTTGCAGGTTGGTGATTATCCAGAAAGAGACCCTTTTGAGGAAGATGAAATATAAGATTTTCACGGACGCATCAAACCAGTATAACTGGAAAAAGGATGGGAAGGAGTTTGAAAGATTTGCTATTTGTGTTGAACATCCACTCTTTTATCTTATCTTGCCTCAAGTTTTGGGTTTTACAAAAGTTGGTGGAAACACACTGCAGCACACTATGTATTAGTTTTAACGAAGAATAACTAGTAACAGTTTGATTTCACAAGGATTCAATTTATGATCTGCGGTTTATACACAATTATCCGACGACTTGCAATCTAGATATACCACTGAGTCAAGAACCAAAGAATCAGATCTACTTATATATCTAAGTTTCCGGTCCTTATCTTAGTCTCTATCTAGTACAGCCTGCTCACGTACTTGCTCTTCCGGTACCGTCTGCAAGTCCACAGTTCTTGATTCCAAAACACAGatacttttctttattttgaagatGCTTTTCACAGATACAAAGCTCAAAGAGCATCAAAATTCCTAGACCGTCGAGTTTAGATCATGAAAGCTTCAAACTTTAGGTTAAAATTTTCGATTTATGTAAGTTTATTGGTTACTTCTTGACCAAGTGAAGCagagaaaatatatgtatgtcaTGTATGTAATGTAAGTATATGAAATCACTAGTGaatggaaaaaagatggctagtcacacataccaagtatactattgtatctttaactacatgaagtatatgtattacatggccacatgcataaactatatgacgttatgtgaTCAACACCATAGATATATAATCCGGTATACAGGTCAACTGATTCCGAtgaagaccgacgttgactccggcgaaAACCaacgttgactccggcgttgactaAAATAATgtattctaaacttttttttttaatttttaaaaaatagtatattaatggtttttcatgattagaaacatattcaattaaatatcttaatatttttatatatctctaatgtattcattcttataattagttaatttttattgttaaagttaaactaatagttaaataaaaatcattgataattattttcaaggTGTAATATAAAGgaatttgcaaaaatactcttattcTATACCTTTTTACAAACATACcttcaaatcaaatatattgttttgctaaaatgatttttttgtatgtttatcttttatatattagaagtaaatattgtgaatttattttgttgttgtttacatgttattaagagtatgtaaattttatagtaaaagtaTCTAAAATTGTATACAACATTTATCATGCAAACtttagagtaaagagtcatatactcaatcttttgcatataatttttctaatgaaagtagttgaatttgattttattgattttgtagtatttaaataatctaattatgaaagatttatatatatatatatctttatagaTATCTTGAAAAGagttattaatgatttttatttaatcattaatttagctttaaaaataaaaatttactaattttaagaatgaatacataagaaatatataaaaatatttagattttcaattgatatgtttttaatcatgaaaaaacaaaaaaatttatatgtaatatttattatttttgatttttaatgaaaaaaaagttttaatattttttttggtcaacgctGGAGTCAACATCGGTCTTCGCTGGAGATAGTTGaccggtgtaccggattgtatgtttatggtgttgaccacataacgtcatatagttcatgtatgtggccatgtaatacatatacttcgtgtagttgagtatacaatagTATAATTGGTATGTGTGACCATATATTCTccaatacttcgtgtagttagCCATCTTTTTCCCGTGAATAAATCTACTGATGCATATGCAAAGAAATGATTACCCTAGTGACAAGTATGGCTAGACTATATAACAACACACAGTACACTAGTACCATTTACATTCAACACAGTAAGCGTATATTGGTTAATTTGTACAATTTATTTATGGAGCTGACGGGAATCAGATGGATTTTTcctttagttttgaaaattataaaaaaaaaaattaaaagtggaTAGAAAAAACTTTGGTAAACTTTTCcagtggttttga
The Camelina sativa cultivar DH55 chromosome 15, Cs, whole genome shotgun sequence DNA segment above includes these coding regions:
- the LOC104745200 gene encoding ganglioside-induced differentiation-associated protein 2-like, producing the protein MAEDFSVVVLASDLGIDARPFLTRSDEVDEQENWHDCPQYLGDDEDFSDLDLLQFFTLQGLDKSGHRIFRIVGKYFPARVVSAERLKKYIFQKICSQCPEGPFCLVYMHSTVQKDDNSPGITILRWIYEDLPSDIKDRLQVVYFIHPGLRSRLVIATLGRLLLSGGLYWKIKYVSRLQYLWEEIKKGQVEIPEFVNNHDNVLEHRPLTDYGIEPDPFQLSEVQSSSLSLNRYENRWVS
- the LOC104745201 gene encoding tubulin-folding cofactor B, with product MATSLLQMEGDDSVHLHITHSNLKSFSADVRFSPQMSVEAVKEKLWKKCGTSVNSMALELYDESGSKVALLSDDARPLGFFSPFDGFRLHIIDLDPSSVTTGGWLEDTSLVEKYNISEEDYAKRTDSFRKFKEKRVSQNPVAAEAKTKENHMEDLCANFKVGDRCQVEPGEKRGMVKYVGRAESLGPGYWVGIQYDEPLGKHDGMVKGTRFFECPPLHGGMVRPDKVKVGDYPERDPFEEDEI
- the LOC104745199 gene encoding probable methyltransferase PMT6 — protein: MGGSCVFGAARSGQTIIVALFLMVGSFYTGSLFGNNQPIYLSQPSSQSASSKFTNKIELTYRRLPLVIPETGVNVCPLELNEYIPCHNVTYRHQLFPSLNLSRREELESHCPPLEQRLFCLVPPPNDYKIPIRWPTSRDYVWRSNVNHNHLAQVNGGQNWVHQQGQFWWFPGGGANFKHGASEYIQRLGNMMTNETGDLRSAGVVQVLDVGCGVASFAAYLLPLGIQTMSFAPKDSNENQIQFALERGIGAMISAVATKQMPYPAASFEMVHCSRCRVDWHANDGILLKEVHRLLRPNGYFVYSSPVAYRKDKEYPMIWDKLVNLTSAMCWKLISREVQTAIWIKEENEVCLRKNAELKLISLCDVEDVLKPSWKVPLKDCVQVSSGQIEERPSSLAERLAAYPATLRKLGISEDEYTSDTVFWREQVNHYWRLMNVNETEVRNVMDMNAFIGGFGAAMNSYPVWVMNIVPATMNDTLPAIFERGLNGAFHDWCEPFSTYPRTYDLLHSNHVFSHYQSYGDGCLLEDIMLEMDRIVRPQGFVIIRDEESIISRIRDLAPKFLWEVETHQLKNKDKKTTENVLFCRKRFWAISFE